In Brassica rapa cultivar Chiifu-401-42 chromosome A06, CAAS_Brap_v3.01, whole genome shotgun sequence, a single window of DNA contains:
- the LOC103871041 gene encoding calpain-type cysteine protease DEK1 has protein sequence MEGDERGVLLACVISGALFALFGSGSFWILWSVNWRPWRLYSWIFARKWPKVLQGPQLDALCGFLSLVAWIVVVSPIAILIGWGCWLIVILDRHIIGLAIIMAGTALLLAFYSIMLWWRTQWQSSRAVALLLLLGVALLCAYELCAVYVTAGAHASQQYSPSGFFFGVSAIALAINMLFICRMVFNGNGLDVDEYVRRAYKFAYSDCIEIGPVACLPEPPDPNELYPRQTSRASHLGLLYLGSLIVLLAYSVLYGLTARESRWLGGITSAAVIVLDWNIGACLYGFKLLQNRVLALFVAGTSRIFLICFGIHYWYLGHCISYIFVASVLSGAAVSRHLSITDPSAARRDALQSTVIRLREGFRRKEQSSSSGSSDGCGSSIKRSSSMDAGHAGCANEANRTTESCVADTLTRTGSSLECINSDKSVESGRPSLGLRSSSCRSVVQEAEAGTSYSLDKVSDPNNTLVVCSSSGIDSQGYESSTSNSANEQILDLNLALAFQDQLNDPRIASMLKKKAKEGDLELTNLLQNKGLDPDFAVMLKEKKLDPSILALLQRSSLDADRDHRDNTDIAIIDSNSVDNTLPNQISLSEELRLRGLEKWLKLSRLVLHHVAGTPERAWGLFSLVFILETIIVAIFRPKTITIINSSHQQFEFGFSVLLLSPVVCSIMAFLRSLQVEEMALTSKSRKYGFVAWLLSTLVGLSLSFLSKSSVLLGISLTVPLMAACLSIAVPIWMHNGYQFWVPQLSCGDQVRDSRFPRMKGIILWICVVVFVGSVIALGAIISAKPLDDLKYKLFSATENNFTSPYTSSVYLGWAMASGVSLVVTAILPIVSWFATYRFSHSSAVCLVIFSVVLVAFCGTSYMEVVKSRDDQLPTKNDFLAALLPLACIPALLSLCCGMLKWKDDCWILSRGVYVFVSIGLLLLFGAISAVIIVVRPWTIGVSFLLVLLLIVVAIGVIHLWASNSFYLTRKQTSFVCFLAFLLGLAAFLVGWFQHKAFAGASVGYFTFLFLVAGRALAVLLSPPIVVYSPRVLPVYVYDAHADCGKNVSAAFLVLYGIALATEGWGVVASLIIYPPFAGAAVSAITLVVAFGFAVSRPCLTLEMMEVAVRFLSKDTVVQAISRSATKTRNALSGTYSAPQRSASSAALLVGDPSAMRDKAGNLVLPRDDVMKLRDRLRNEERVAGSFFYRMQCRKRFRHEPPTNVDYRRDMCAHARVLALEEAIDTEWVYMWDTFGGYLLLLLGLTAKAEKVQDEVRLKLFLDSIGFSDLSARKISKWKPEDRRQFEIIQESYLREKEMEEEILMQRREEEGRGKERRKALLEKEERKWKEIEASLIPSMPNAGSREAAAMAAAIRAVGGDSVLEDSFARERVSGIAHRIRTAQLERRAQLTGIAGAVCVLDDEPMISGKHCGQMDASVCQSQKISFSITAMIQPDSGPVCLFGTEYQKKVCWEVLVAGSEQGIEAGLVGLRLITKGERQTTVAREWYIGATSITDGRWHTVTITVDADAGEATCYLDGGFDGYQTGLPLSVSSAIWEQGAEVWLGVKPPIDVDAFGRSDSDGAESKMHIMDVFLWGKCLTEDEAASLHAAIGMADLDMIDLNDDNWQWTASPPRVDGWDSDPADVDLYDRDDVDWDGQYSSGRKRRSGRDFLFSADSFSRRHRKSRMETQEEINQRMRSVELAVKEALSARGDKQFTDQEFPPNDRSLFVDTQNPPSKLQVVSEWMRPDSIVKENGSDSRPCLFSGAANPSDVCQGRLGDCWFLSAVAVLTEVSQISEVIITPEYNEEGIYTVRFCIQGEWVPVVIDDWIPCESPGKPAFATSKKFNELWVSIVEKAYAKLHGSYEALEGGLVQDALVDLTGGAGEEIDLRSAQAQIDLASGRLWSQLLRFKQEGFLLGAGSPSGSDVHVSSSGIVQGHAYSVLQVREVDGHRLVQIRNPWANEVEWNGPWSDSSPEWSDRMKHKLKHVPQSNEGIFWMSWQDFQIHFRSIYVCRVYPREMRHSVHGQWRNYSAGGCQDYSSWHQNPQFRLRATGSDASSPIHVFITLTQGVGFSRTTPGFRNYQSSHDSQLFYIGMRILKTRGHRAAYNIFLHESVGGTDYVNSREISCEMVLDPDPKGYTIVPTTIHPGEEAPFVLSVFTKASIVLEAL, from the exons ATGGAAGGGGACGAGCGAGGAGTCTTGCTGGCTTGTGTTATTTCGGGTGCCCTCTTCGCTCTTTTCGGTTCCGGTTCGTTTTGGATACTTTGGTCTGTTAATTGGCGGCCATGGCGGCTTTATAG CTGGATCTTTGCTAGAAAATGGCCGAAAGTACTGCAAGGTCCTCAGCTAGATGCGCTATGTGGTTTCCTATCTCTTGTTGCTTGGATTGTGGTGGTGTCCCCTATTGCAATCTTGATTGGTTGGGGTTGTTGGCTGATTGTTATATTGGATCGACATATCATTGGACTTGCGATTATAATGGCTGGAACAGCGCTTTTACTGGCGTTCTACTCAATCATGCTTTGGTGGAGGACACAGTGGCAAAGCTCAA GAGCTGTTGCTTTACTTCTCCTTCTTGGCGTTGCCTTACTCTGTGCGTATGAACTTTGTGCTGTCTACGTTACGGCTGGTGCGCATGCATCTCAGCAATATTCTCCTTCTGGTTTCTTTTTCGGTGTTTCGGCAATCGCGTTGGCAATTAACATGCTCTTTATCTGCCGCATGGTCTTTAATG GAAACGGGTTAGATGTGGACGAGTATGTGAGAAGGGCATACAAATTTGCTTATTCAGATTGTATAGAGATAGGCCCTGTGGCTTGTTTGCCAGAACCACCTGACCCCAATGAACTTTATCCTCGGCAAACCAGCAG GGCTTCACATCTTGGCCTCCTGTACCTTGGATCCCTCATAGTTCTCCTTGCCTACTCGGTCCTATATGGTCTCACAGCTAGGGAATCACGTTGGCTTGGAGGCATTACATCAGCTGCAGTTATTGTTCTTG ACTGGAATATTGGGGCATGCTTGTATGGGTTTAAGCTTCTTCAAAACCGCGTTCTGGCGCTTTTTGTTGCTGGCACTTCTCGAATTTTCCTAATATGCTTTGGCATACACTACTG GTACCTAGGGCATTGTATTAGTTACATTTTTGTAGCATCGGTTCTATCAGGGGCTGCTGTTTCCCGTCATCTGTCGATAACAGACCCATCAGCTGCAAGAAGAGATGCCTTACAGAGCACAGTGATCCGCTTGAGAGAAGGTTTTCGAAGAAAAGAGCAGAGTAGTTCTTCAGGTTCTTCAGATGGTTGTGGCTCAAGTATTAAAAGAAGTAGTAGTATGGATGCAGGCCATGCTGGTTGTGCTAACGAGGCTAATCGTACCACAGAATCCTGTGTGGCTGACACTCTAACTCGTACAGGCAGCTCTCTTGAGTGTATCAATAGCGACAAAAGCGTAGAAAGTGGAAGACCAAGCTTGGGTTTGCGTAGTAGCTCATGTCGTTCTGTGGTCCAAGAGGCTGAAGCAGGAACGTCTTATTCACTGGATAAAGTTTCTGATCCGAATAACACTCTGGTCGTTTGTTCAAGCAGTGGAATTGACAGCCAAGGTTATGAGTCTAGCACATCGAATTCTGCAAACGAGCAGATTTTGGATTTGAATCTGGCTCTTGCGTTTCAAGATCAGTTGAACGATCCTAGGATAGCCTCGATGCTTAAAAAGAAAGCGAAAGAAGGTGATCTTGAACTGACTAATTTGTTGCAAAACAAGGGGCTGGACCCTGACTTTGCTGTCATGCTGAAGGAGAAAAAATTGGATCCAAGCATATTGGCATTACTTCAGAGGAGTAGTTTGGATGCAGATAGAGATCACCGCGACAACACTGACATTGCAATAATTGACTCAAATAGTGTTGACAATACTCTTCCAAATCAGATATCTCTATCTGAAGAATTGAGGCTCCGGGGGCTCGAGAAGTGGCTTAAGCTGTCCAGACTTGTTCTGCACCATGTAGCGGGCACACCAGAGAGAGCGTGGGGCCTCTTCAGTCTTGTATTTATTCTTGAAACAATCATTGTAGCCATATTTCGTCCGAAGACCATAACGATTATAAATTCCAGTCATCAGCAG TTCGAATTTGGTTTCTCGGTGCTCCTCTTGTCACCTGTTGTCTGTTCAATAATGGCTTTTCTTCGGTCGCTTCAAGTTGAAGAAATGGCGTTGACATCAAAATCTCGCAAG TATGGCTTTGTCGCCTGGCTGCTGAGCACATTAGTTGGATTATCACTCTCTTTCTTGAG TAAATCGTCAGTACTATTGGGAATATCCTTGACTGTGCCCCTCATGGCAGCATGCCTTTCTATTGCTGTTCCCATATGGATGCATAATGGGTATCAGTTTTGGGTTCCACAGTTATCATGCGGTGATCAGGTTAGAGATTCACGGTTTCCGAGGATGAAG GGGATTATTCTTTGGATTTGTGTTGTGGTGTTTGTGGGATCTGTAATTGCTCTTGGTGCAATCATATCTGCTAAACCTTTGGATGATTTGAAGTACAAACTATTCAGTGCCACAGAAAACAACTTCACGTCACCATATACATCTTCTGTATACCTTGGTTGGGCGATGGCATCTGGAGTTTCCCTAGTTGTTACTGCCATTCTTCCAATAGTCTCATGGTTTGCAACATATAGGTTCTCCCACTCTTCTGCTGTCTGTCTCGTAATATTCTCAG TTGTTCTCGTGGCATTTTGTGGAACATCGTACATGGAGGTTGTGAAATCTAGAGATGATCAGTTGCCCACAAAGAACGATTTTCTTGCGGCCTTGCTTCCACTTGCATGCATTCCGGCCCTACTTTCACTATGCTGTGGGATGCTTAAATG GAAGGACGATTGTTGGATACTGTCTCGAGGTGTATATGTTTTCGTTTCTAtcggtcttcttcttctttttggtgCGATATCAGCTGTGATTATTGTAGTCAGACCATGGACG ATAGGTGTGTCTTTTCTCTTAGTTCTTCTCCTTATAGTGGTAGCTATTGGTGTTATCCATCTTTGGGCGTCAAACAGTTTCTACTTGACCAGGAAGCAGACATCATTTGTCTGCTTTCTTGCCTTTCTTTTGGGTTTGGCAGCATTCCTTGTTGGATGGTTTCAAC ATAAAGCATTTGCTGGAGCATCTGTTGGTTATTTTACCTTCTTGTTTCTGGTCGCTGGAAGAGCATTAGCT gTTCTTCTATCCCCACCAATAGTGGTATATTCTCCAAGGGTATTACCAGTGTATGTCTATGATGCTCATGCAGATTGTGGAAAGAATGTCAG TGCTGCGTTTCTCGTCCTTTATGGAATTGCATTGGCAACTGAAGGGTGGGGTGTTGTTGCTAGTCTGATAATATATCCTCCGTTTGCTGGTGCTGCTGTATCAGCTATCACCCTTGTAGTAGCATTTGGGTTTGCTGTTTCTCGCCCGTGTTTGACTCTTGAG ATGATGGAGGTTGCTGTACGTTTTCTTAGCAAGGATACTGTTGTGCAAGCTATCTCTCGATCTGCCACTAAA ACGAGAAATGCTTTATCCGGCACGTATTCAGCTCCCCAAAGGTCCGCCAGCTCTGCAGCTCTTCTGGTTGGGGACCCCTCTGCAATGCGTGATAAAGCAGGGAACTTAGTGCTTCCTAGAGATGATGTCATGAAATTAAGGGATCGTCTCAGGAACGAAGAAAGAGTTGCTGGATCCTTCTTCTACAGAATGCAATGCAGAAAAAGATTCCGCCATGAACCACCTACAAATGTGGATTACAGAAGAGACATGTGTGCTCATGCAAGGGTTTTGGCACTAGAAGAGGCAATTGATACAGAATGGGTGTACATGTGGGACACGTTTGGTGGCTATTTATTGCTATTGTTAGGTTTGACAGCTAAGGCGGAGAAAGTTCAG GATGAGGTACGCTTGAAACTCTTCTTAGATAGCATTGGGTTCTCTGACTTAAGTGCCAGAAAGATCAGTAAGTGGAAGCCAGAAGATAGAAGGCAATTTGAAATTATCCAAGAGAG TTAtctgagagagaaagagatggaAGAGGAAATCCTCATGCAGAGACGTGAAGAAGAAGGTAGAGGTAAAGAAAGAAGGAAAGCTCTTTTGGAGAAGGAAGAGCGCAAATGGAAGGAAATTGAAGCTTCCCTTATTCCATCTATGCCTAATGCTGGTAGCAGAGAAGCAGCAGCTATGGCAGCCGCTATACGTGCTGTTGGGGGTGATTCTGTCCTTGAGGATTCCTTTGCAAGAGAGAGAGTATCGGGTATTGCACATAGGATACGTACAGCTCAACTAGAACGACGTGCACAGctg ACTGGAATTGCTGGTGCTGTTTGTGTTCTTGACGATGAACCAATGATAAGTGGTAAACATTGCGGCCAAATGGACGCAAGTGTCTGCCAGAGTCAGAAGATTAGCTTTTCCATTACAGCAATGATCCAACCCGATTCCGGACCTGTATGCCTTTTTGGCACTGAATATCAAAAGAAAGTGTGTTGGGAGGTTCTGGTTGCTGGTTCTGAGCAAGGAATTGAAGCTGGCCTAGTTGGGCTTAGGTTGATCACTAAAGGTGAGAGGCAGACAACCGTTGCCAGAGAGTGGTATATTGGTGCAACTAGCATAACTGATGGAAG GTGGCATACAGTGACAATCACTGTTGACGCTGATGCGGGGGAGGCTACTTGTTACTTAGATGGTGGGTTTGATGGCTACCAGACTGGGTTACCTCTAAGTGTCAGTAGTGCCATTTGGGAACAAGGAGCTGAAGTTTGGTTGGGTGTTAAGCCACCTATAGATGTCGATGCATTCGGCAGATCAGATAGTGATGGAGCTGAGTCAAAGATGCATATAATGGATGTTTTCCTTTGGGGGAAATGTTTAACTGAAGATGAGGCCGCTTCTTTACATGCAGCCATTGGCATGGCTGACTTGGACATGATTGATTTGAATGATGACAACTGGCAATGGACGGCTTCACCACCCAGA GTTGATGGTTGGGATAGTGATCCTGCCGATGTGGATCTGTATGATAGGGACGATGTAGATTGGGATGGACAATATTCCAGTGGAAGGAAAAGAAGATCAGGTCGGGATTTTCTATTTAGTGCGGATTCGTTTTCAAGAAGACACAGGAAATCCAGGATGGAGACGCAAGAAGAAATAAATCAAAGAATGCGTTCAGTTGAGTTGGCTGTCAAAGAAGCTCTCTCTGCACGTGGCGATAAGCAATTTACTGACCAGGAGTTTCCTCCAAATGATCGCTCTTTATTCGTGGATACACAGAACCCCCCTTCAAAATTGCAG GTTGTTTCTGAATGGATGAGACCTGATTCCATTGTGAAAGAGAACGGTAGTGATTCCCGTCCCTGCTTGTTCTCTGGGGCTGCAAATCCATCAGATGTTTGTCAG GGGCGTTTGGGCGATTGTTGGTTTTTAAGCGCTGTTGCAGTTCTTACTGAAGTCTCACAAATATCTGAAGTGATCATTACTCCTGAATACAACGAGGAAGGAATCTACACTGTTCGCTTTTGTATTCAG GGTGAGTGGGTTCCCGTTGTTATCGATGATTGGATTCCATGTGAATCACCTGGCAAACCAGCCTTTGCTACTAGCAAAAAGTTCAATGAACTCTGGGTCTCCATAGTGGAGAAAGCATACGCCAAGCTCCATGGTTCTTATGAGGCACTGGAGGGGGGACTGGTTCAGGACGCACTTGTTGACCTAACTGGAGGTGCTGGTGAAGAGATTGACTTGAGGAGTGCTCAAGCACAAATTGATCTTGCAAGTGGCAGATTATGGTCTCAATTGTTGCGCTTTAAGCAAGAAGGTTTCTTACTTGGTGCTGGAAGTCCATCAGGATCTGATGTTCATGTATCTTCCAGTGGCATTGTGCAAGGCCATGCTTACTCCGTCTTACAG GTGAGAGAGGTCGATGGGCACAGGCTGGTTCAGATCCGAAATCCGTGGGCCAATGAAGTTGAGTGGAATGGTCCCTGGTCAGACTCATCCCCAGAGTGGAGTGATAGGATGAAGCACAAGCTGAAGCATGTTCCACAG TCAAACGAAGGTATATTCTGGATGTCTTGGCAAGATTTCCAGATTCATTTCAGATCAATATATGTTTGCCGGGTATACCCTCGTGAGATGCGCCACTCAGTCCATGGCCAATGGCGAAATTACAGTGCCGGTGGCTGCCAAGATTATAGCTCATGGCATCAAAATCCACAATTCCGGTTAAGGGCTACTGGTTCTGATGCATCTTCACCGATTCATGTTTTCATCACTCTAACTCAG GGCGTGGGTTTCTCAAGAACAACTCCTGGGTTTCGTAACTACCAATCAAGCCATGATTCGCAGTTGTTCTATATTGGAATGAGGATTCTTAAAACTCGTGGACATCGTGCTGCCTACAACATCTTTCTTCACGAATCTGTTGGTGGAACAGACTATGTGAATTCCCGAGAGATATCATGCGAAATGGTTCTTGATCCTGATCCTAAGGGATATACCATTGTCCCGACCACTATACACCCAGGGGAAGAAGCACCTTTTGTTCTTTCAGTCTTCACAAAAGCCTCCATTGTCCTTGAAGCTTTATAG